The Clostridium sporogenes region AGTATTCCAAAATTCCATTTCTATTCTATCTTTATTTTCATATAAATTTAAACTAATTTCTGTTCCTTTATAGCTATATTTTATAGCATTAGATATTACATTTTCTAATACTCTCATAAATTTTTCAACATCTACCTCTTTATATAAAGGTTTTTCAGGAAAATTCATAGATATACTAATTTTATTTTCTTTTAGTTGAGGATAAAATCCATCACTTATTTGACGTAGAATCTCTTGAAGATTTATATTTTCTTTATTTAGTTTAACATTTTTCCATTTTAACTTTGAAAATTGAAAAAATTCGTCTATAAGAGTTTTTAAGTATACACTTTGCTCTTCAATAGTATTTATATACCCTTCTCTTTCTTCCTCTGTATCATACTTTTTCTGTTTCAAAAGATTTAGAAAACCTAATATAGAGGTTAATGGAGTTCTTAAATCATGAGATATATTTAATAAAAATTCTTCCTCATTCTTTTTATTTTCTTTTATTGTATCCCCCATGTCATTTAGCGCCATAGCCAAAGAGGTAAGTTCATTATTATATTTTAATGGTATTTTCTTTTCAAAATTTGATGAATAAAGCTTCTTTACTCCCTTTTCAATCAATATAATATATCTCAATCTTCCTTTTGCAAGTATTGCAAAAATAATCATAAATACAAATAACTCTGTATACATTATAATAAGCTCTCCATCTATAACTGAATCGCTTATAATTGCTATATATAAATCATTATTTATTTTTTTTATTTGTCTAATATTTATGATATCACCATGATATTTTTTTATCTGTACTCCTTCTTTTATCATAGATTTGCGTATATTACACATATTTTCTTCATTATTAGAACTTAGTATTTCCCCATTAGAATTAATAATATAAACTAAAGTTTTTCCTCTAAAACTATATGGGAACTCTTTCTTTAGCTTTTTATCCATTTTGTGTGGCACTTTAAGCTGATTTGGATTTTCTTTCATTACCCTATTCACTCGTTTTTCAACAGTACTCTCATACTCTTTTATTATAAAACTATTTTTAAAATGTTCTGGGTGTGAATATTTATTTATATTATATGCTGAAATATCTAAACTTCCTAAAGCTATACCAACTCCAAAAACTGTGATTATTAAAGCTATAATAAAAAGTATCATAAGTTCTGTTGTTAATCCAATTCTAAGCTTCCTTTTCAATCTTATAACCTACTCCCCAAACAGTTTTGATATATTTTGAATTCTTCACTGTATCATTTAACTTTTCTCTTAAATTTCTAATATGTGTTAATAAACTATTATCATTTTCTAAAAATTCTTGTCCCCACACTCTTTCATATAACTCACTTGAAGGAAAGACTCTGCCTTTATTTCTAGCAAGCAAATATAAAATATCAAATTCTTTTGGAGTAAGTGTTATTTCATCCTTTCCTTTATATAAAGTATGTTCTTTTAAATTTAATTTCAAGTCCTTAATTTTTATAATATCTTTATTTTCTTTAATTTCACTTACATTGCTTCTTCTTAAAATAGCAGACATTCTTAAAGAAAGTTCTACTAAATCAAAAGGTTTTGTTATGTAATCATCACAACCAGAAATGAATCCTTTAATTTTATCTTGCTGATTATCTTTAGCTGTTAAAAATATAATCGGCGTATTGGTAAGTTTTCTTATTATTTTTATAGCTTCAAATCCATCTATTTTAGACATCATTATGTCCATTAAAATCAAGTCAAACTTTTCATTTTCTATTCTATTTAAAGCTTCTTCTCCATTATAAGAAAACTTTACCTCATATCCTTCCTTAATTAAAAATATTTGCAAAAATTCCACTATAGTTTTATCATCATCTACTATTAATATTTTATAATTCACTTAGCATCCCCCTTACCTGTCTGATACAATTATACCAAATAATTCCCCGCATCAAAACGGTTAAGAAACTATATACGCTAAATGAATTATTTACACTTCATTATGTTTTTTAGTCTTCTAAAATTATACAAATATATAACAATGATGAGTAGAGTTATTGGCTTTATGTGAAGTTTTTATCCAAACTAAAGCTTGGGAAATGGTTATTTAATGACGTAGCTTATCTTTATTCTCACTTTGAATAGGATGAAAATATCAAAATAGGCAATCATCAGATAAAATAGGGTTTAATCATATCTTTATAATATATCTCTCTTTACAAAAACAAAATTAGATATTAAATAACATCCTATAGTCCAGGCTAAAAGAATAAATATGATAAAAGGTATATTTACAAACGACAACCCAATTTTAGGAATTATCTCTCTACTGATTACAAGTTCTCCAGTACTATAAGTGGAAAATAAGTAAGGCATAACCTTATGAATTACTAAGTTTCCTCCAGTAGCATTATCTAATTGTTTAGTATTTATAATAGATATTACAGCAAACAATATAGTACTAATACTAATAGAAGTTACACTTTTCTTAGTTAGTGTAGAAATCAATAAACATAATGATACAGTAGCCATTATAAATAGCATACTTATACCTTCGCTCAATAATACAAATTTAAAAATAGAAGATATTTTTAAACTACTTAAATCCGGTTTTACTCCCAAACCTATATTTTCAATTAAATCTTTATTAGCAATATATCTACTATAATAAGCCATTGGCTCTTTGAAAGATCCAAAACTAAACACTGTACCTAAAACTAAAAATGCTAATATTTTTATAATTAAAAACGATAAAATACAAACTATAGCTGAAGCCATAAACTTTGAAAATAAAACTCTTTCCCTAGAAACTGGTTTGGTTAAAAGAAGTTTTATGGTAGCTGGATTAAATTCTCCTGACACTGAAGTAGACGTCATTATGGCTATAATTATTGAAATTATTAAAAATCCCATAATCATATTCACCTTAGGCATAACATTAAATGCAGTTATTTCATAATTTGGTGTAGGTGTAATATTATTATTTAGATAATAATCATTCATTGCTATTTGTTGTTTATATTCACTTATCGCTGCATTTTCACCATTTTTTTCTGACTCTTTGATCTGCTTCTTTAAATTATTATTATCTTTAGTTAATCTCCTTTTCCAATCTAAATTTTTATTTGCAATTTGAAATTTTAGATCTTTATTTCTTCTTTCTATACTTTTTATATTTTGCTCTATTTCATTTTTTCTTTCTTTAGGTATATCTTTATCTTTCTTTTGATTTTGCCAATACTCTAAATTTTTTTCATTAAAACTTAACATTGTTTCAGGTTTAGATTTCAATGTATCTTTGTACATTAAAACACTAATACATGCATATAAAACAATAAATATGCTCATAACAACTAAATATTTTCTTGATAAAATAATCTTTTTCATTTCATTTTTTATTAATTTCATATTCTTAAGCACCTTCCTCAAGTATTTTCATAAATTTATTCTCAAGATTGCTTTCAACCTTACATATATCATCAATGTTTACATCATTTTTACCTATCTCTTTTATTATCTGGGAAAAGTTTTTGGGACTTATTTCAACAACAATAGAATTTTGCTCTACATTAATATTTCTTACAAAATTTAATTTTGAAAATACATCTTGTATCTTTTTTATTTCATTAGTAGATATTTTTAATCTTTCAATATTAGAAGATTCTTCTGACACTGCTTGTATTGTTTTTATACTGCCTTTATTTATAATTGCAAAGTGATCACACATTTGCTCAATTTCAGATAAAATATGTGATGATATAAAAACTGCACTATTATTTTTTTTTGCTATATCTTTTACTATCTCTCTAAACTCATGCATTCCTATAGGGTCTAATCCATTTGTTGGCTCATCTAATATTAATAACTTTGGATTTGACAATATAGCTTGACCTAGTCCTAATCTTTGTTTCATTCCCAAAGAATACTTTTTAACATTATCATTGATTCTATCTTTTAATCCCACAAGTTCTGCAACTTCATTTATTCTTTCTTTAGTAATATCACCATATAAATCTGCATAGTATTTTAAATTTTGCATCCCTGTTAAGTCATTGTACATATCTGGATTTTCAACTATACAGCCTACATTTTTCAAAGACTTTATTCTTTCTTTTTGTATATCATGACCCATAATTTTAATACGCC contains the following coding sequences:
- a CDS encoding sensor histidine kinase, with the translated sequence MILFIIALIITVFGVGIALGSLDISAYNINKYSHPEHFKNSFIIKEYESTVEKRVNRVMKENPNQLKVPHKMDKKLKKEFPYSFRGKTLVYIINSNGEILSSNNEENMCNIRKSMIKEGVQIKKYHGDIINIRQIKKINNDLYIAIISDSVIDGELIIMYTELFVFMIIFAILAKGRLRYIILIEKGVKKLYSSNFEKKIPLKYNNELTSLAMALNDMGDTIKENKKNEEEFLLNISHDLRTPLTSILGFLNLLKQKKYDTEEEREGYINTIEEQSVYLKTLIDEFFQFSKLKWKNVKLNKENINLQEILRQISDGFYPQLKENKISISMNFPEKPLYKEVDVEKFMRVLENVISNAIKYSYKGTEISLNLYENKDRIEMEFWNTPIENLKEDELDFLFKRFYKKDLSRSNKGAGLGLAIALEVIKLHEGELYAVMKNKKLGIIIKL
- a CDS encoding ABC transporter permease subunit, whose protein sequence is MKLIKNEMKKIILSRKYLVVMSIFIVLYACISVLMYKDTLKSKPETMLSFNEKNLEYWQNQKKDKDIPKERKNEIEQNIKSIERRNKDLKFQIANKNLDWKRRLTKDNNNLKKQIKESEKNGENAAISEYKQQIAMNDYYLNNNITPTPNYEITAFNVMPKVNMIMGFLIISIIIAIMTSTSVSGEFNPATIKLLLTKPVSRERVLFSKFMASAIVCILSFLIIKILAFLVLGTVFSFGSFKEPMAYYSRYIANKDLIENIGLGVKPDLSSLKISSIFKFVLLSEGISMLFIMATVSLCLLISTLTKKSVTSISISTILFAVISIINTKQLDNATGGNLVIHKVMPYLFSTYSTGELVISREIIPKIGLSFVNIPFIIFILLAWTIGCYLISNFVFVKRDIL
- a CDS encoding response regulator transcription factor; translated protein: MNYKILIVDDDKTIVEFLQIFLIKEGYEVKFSYNGEEALNRIENEKFDLILMDIMMSKIDGFEAIKIIRKLTNTPIIFLTAKDNQQDKIKGFISGCDDYITKPFDLVELSLRMSAILRRSNVSEIKENKDIIKIKDLKLNLKEHTLYKGKDEITLTPKEFDILYLLARNKGRVFPSSELYERVWGQEFLENDNSLLTHIRNLREKLNDTVKNSKYIKTVWGVGYKIEKEA
- a CDS encoding ABC transporter ATP-binding protein: MEVLQVENIHKKIGKREIIKDVSFSVKEGEIFGFLGPNGAGKTTTIRMMVGLIAPTKGRIKIMGHDIQKERIKSLKNVGCIVENPDMYNDLTGMQNLKYYADLYGDITKERINEVAELVGLKDRINDNVKKYSLGMKQRLGLGQAILSNPKLLILDEPTNGLDPIGMHEFREIVKDIAKKNNSAVFISSHILSEIEQMCDHFAIINKGSIKTIQAVSEESSNIERLKISTNEIKKIQDVFSKLNFVRNINVEQNSIVVEISPKNFSQIIKEIGKNDVNIDDICKVESNLENKFMKILEEGA